The Pseudomonas triclosanedens genome has a window encoding:
- the hscB gene encoding co-chaperone HscB — translation MGSPCHFALFDLQPGFRIDLEALGSRYRELVRSVHPDRFADASEREQRLAQAKAAELNDAYQTLKSAPRRALYLLALRGNALPLEATVQDPEFLLQQMQLREDLEDLQDSADLDGVAQFKRQLKSAQQQLETDFADIWDDASRRDLAERLVRRMQFLDKLAQEVRQLEERLDD, via the coding sequence GTGGGTAGTCCCTGTCACTTCGCGCTGTTCGACCTGCAGCCGGGCTTCCGAATCGATCTGGAAGCGCTTGGCAGCCGCTATCGCGAGCTGGTGCGCAGCGTGCACCCGGATCGTTTCGCCGATGCTTCCGAGCGCGAGCAGCGGCTGGCGCAGGCCAAAGCCGCCGAGCTCAACGATGCCTACCAGACGCTGAAAAGCGCTCCGCGCCGTGCGTTGTACCTGCTGGCTCTGCGTGGCAATGCGCTGCCGCTGGAGGCGACGGTGCAGGATCCTGAGTTCCTTCTGCAGCAGATGCAGTTGCGCGAGGATCTGGAAGACCTGCAGGACAGCGCTGATCTGGATGGCGTTGCGCAGTTCAAGCGACAGTTGAAATCGGCCCAGCAGCAGTTGGAAACGGATTTTGCCGACATCTGGGACGATGCTTCCCGTCGCGATCTGGCGGAGCGCCTGGTGCGCCGCATGCAGTTCCTCGACAAGCTGGCGCAGGAAGTGCGCCAGTTGGAAGAGCGACTCGACGATTAA